The stretch of DNA TGAGGTCGCATGCGGTCTGCCAGGGGAGCTTCGTGCGACAAACGTGTTTGCATGGCATGATCAAATAAGTCCATGGGCTGATTCTACCTTGCAAGGTTTAAAGATGGAACATTTGTGCACAAAATTAATCAATAGCCCTGAACCTGATCCACAAGATTGTAAAGGGGCAAATCTTCCAGGTAGCGCTTCAAGTTTTCAACAAACAAATCCAGGGTTTCCTGGGGTAAGTGATGGCTGAGGCCGGAGACATGCGGCGAAATGATCACATTTTCCAGGTCCCACAGGGGGCTTTCTGCGGGTAAAGGTTCCTGTTCAAACACATCCAGGGCAGCCCCGGCAATCTGCTTTGATTTAATGGCGTGGATCAGGGCAGGTTCATCGATCAATCCGCCCCGCCCCACGTTGATCAGGTATGCGGATGGTTTCATGACTTCAAAAGCGTGTGCATTCAGGATGTGCCGGGTTTTTTGCGTAAGGGGCAGCGCTACGACTACAAAATCGCACTCTGACAAAAAGCTGTGCATGGCTTCGATAGGATAGAGGCGGTCGAAGAATTCGCCTTCCGGATCTCCCATACCCGGCTTGATATACCCATGATCCTCGGGGTGCAAGACGTCTTTTTTCACTGCTAAAATTGTTCCACCAAAGGGCTTTAACAAGCGTGCTACCTGGCGCCCGATACTGCCGTAACCCAGGAGGCCAACTGTGGTATAGCGCAGTTCAATGGGCAATAAATGATCCCATTTTCCTTTTCTGGGTGGCCACTGATGCTGCCGCTGGAATTGCAACAATTGGGGGAGTTTTTGACCCAGAGCCAGGATTGCCATCAGGACGTATTCAGCGATCTGGCTGGTGATAGCCCCGCTCATCGTGGTGGTGCGTATCCCCCGGTTTTGGAAGATCGGGTGGTCAAGCTTCGAATCAACACCGGCGCTGTTGAATTGCACCCATTTCAGGTTAGGAGCCATGCCCAGGTTGGGCAGGACACCGCGGGTATACAGGATGTCGACATCTGCCCAGGTTGATGGCGGAATATCTTCTGGTTTCTCTGCCGCGGTAACGGTCAACTTGATCCGCGGTGATACGGCTGTGATGCGTTGTTCACCGCCTTCGGGTAACGTCAGGGCGGCAAGAACATGGATGGCTTCCATAATGTTTTCCTTCCGGTTTGCTTTTTTTAAATTCTACCCCGGCACAACCGGTCAGATATAGATGCGGTTCGGATCGAGCTTTTCCCTCAGGATGCTCAATTCTTCTTCAGTTGGCGGCGCTGTCACCTGGCAATCCGGGGCTTGTTTTAACGACCAGCCCGTATTCTCGTACACCTGGTCAAAACTCACACCCGGGTGCAAGGCAGCCAGGACCAGCTCGCCGTTATCATCGGGCGAGAGGATGCCCAGATCGGTGACCACAGCCTGGGGACCGCCGCCGCGCACGCCGGTTTTTGCTCGGGCGTCGCCGCCTGAAAGAAACCCGGCCGAAGTGTGAAAATCCACCCTGGCAGGAAAACGTCGCTTTTGATGTGGCGTGATGATATAACAGCGATTGGCCCAGGCAGCGATCTCCATTGAACCGCCCGACCCTGGAAGACGAACTTTAGGATGTTCGTATTCACCGATGACCGTTGCGTTGATATTCCCGAACTGGTCAATCTGGGCGCCGCCCAGGAAGCCGACATCCACATTGCCGCGCTGCAGGTAAAGCGAGAAGATGTCATACATGCTGCAGACCGCGGTTGCGCCGGTCACCAGCGTCGGGTCGCCAATCGAAAGGGGCAGGCGCGCCGGTTGGGCGCCGATCACCCCTGCTTCGTAGATCATCTGCAAGTTGGGTGCATGGGTGCGCATCGCCAGGTTGCAGGCCAGGTTGGGGATCCCAACGCCGACGAAAACCACGTCGTGATCTTTTAACAGCCTGGCGGCATTCACCACCATCAATTCCTGTGGGTTATATCCTGATTGATCCATGATTTCTTCCTCGTGGTTAATATGCGCCGTAGTTCACAGGTTGAGAGAAGCGATCGCCAGGGTTCAGCCTGTGGTGAACATCCAAGCCCAGTTTATCCCAGTACGCCGCCCGGTCGGGCAGGTCAAACACCCATTCATCCAGGTAATCCTGGGCACCCTGCTGGGTTTTGCTAACCTTATCCCAGTCCAGGTAAAATTCGTTATCCCGATCGTAATAACCCTGGGTGTAGGAGGGATGGGCACAGTAAGGGACGTGACAGATGGCGTCGACCACCATCCCGGGGATGATCGTGCGGTTGGGATCGGAGCGGATGACCGCTTGATCGACCACTTCTTCCACCGTCAGGATCACCCGCTGGCTGGCGAATGCAGCCAATTGCTGTTCACCCAAAATACCCCAGATCTGGGCATTGCCCTGCTGATCCGCGCGCTGGGCGTGGACGATGGCTACATCCGGCTTTAACGGGGGCACCACCATCACCGCTGCCCCGCTGTATGGGTCGACGATTTGCTGGTAATTGGGGTTATTCGCTGCTAGGTCGGCTGCGCCGGTGGGGTTCATAGGCATGAAAGGTAAGCCACTGGCGCCCGCCTGTAACCGACTGATCATGCCGAAATGTGAGTATTCCTCCCACTCCAGCTCGCCGGATTCGAGGGCAGCCCGAATGCGGTGCAGGGAGCCCACCCCCGGGTTGCCGATATAAGAGAAGATTAATTTCCGGGCACACCCGGCAGCCACCATTTGGTCGTAGATCAAATCGGGAGTAGCTCGCGCCAGGGTGAGGTCCTTCAAGCCCTGGCGGATGATCTCATGCCCGGCGGCAAAGGGGATCAGGTGGGTGAAACCACTGGCATACACCAGGTCCCCTGGATGTACATGGTCCCTGATGGCGTCATGCAACGACATTAACTTACTCATAAAATCTGTTCTCCCGAAGATGATCCGATTAATCTTCTTAACGCGACTTGTTTCTTATGAGCAAAGAAAACCTGGCTCCGAGCAGGGCGCGCGCGTAAGCGTTTCCACCGCAGAAACCCTGAAAATGTTCCCATTGCCCTGCCGATCAATAATTCTCGTGTGGGTTGATCGGATTACGCCACCGCAAAACTCATTATCGGGGCAAGAAATCCAGCAATCATCATCAGGAGCCAGGCCGCGTAAGTCGAAAACGGATCATCTTATGCTATTAAAAAGCCGGATGGCAGATGGACGCGCCATCCGGTTGATCGGTATTGTTCAGGTTAACTCAGAAGCGGCGTACCTGGTTGCGGATTTGTTCCTGCATATACAGCGGCAGGTAGTATAAGCCGCCTGAGTTTTTGCCGGTGGAGCCGGAACCCTTTCTGCCGCCAAAGGGCTGGTAGCCCGGCCATGCGCCGGTTGTAGCGCCCTGTGGACGGTTGGCATATACCACGCCGGCTTCAATGTGATCATAGAACCAGCCCACTTCGTCTTCAGTCCCATAAAATCCAGCGGTTAAACCGTACTTGGTGCTGTTAGCCAGATTCATCGCCTCTGAAAGGTCTCGTGCTGCGTGCACCATGACGATCGGCAAGAACATCTCATGCTTCCACAGCCGGTGCTCCAGGGGAACCTCGACAGCGATGGTCGGCTGGCAGAAATAACCTCTGGCGTATTCGCCTTCGGTGATCACCTCTCCGCCGGTTAGTATTTTTCCGGCTGCCTTAAGTTCAGCGGTGAAGGATTGATAGTCTTCGTAGGCTGCACGGTTGATGACAGGACCCATATAAGTATCGCGCTCCGCAGGATCGCCGACTTTTAATGTTCGAGCCAGCTCAACCATACGGGCAACAAGCGCGTCATGCACCTCCGCCTCGACAAACACCCGTGAACAGGCGGAACATTTCTGTCCCTGCAATCCAAAAGCCGAGCGGACAATACCAATGGCCGCGTCATCCAGGTTGGCATGCTTTGAGACGATCGCCGGATTCTTGCCACCCAGCTCCAGGATGACAGGACGCACATAATCGCCCTGCGCAAAGCTGTGGAAAATACCCATACCGACATCATAGGAACCGGTGAAGGTAATTCCGCCGATATCCTTGCTTTCCACGATGGTTTTGCCAACGGTTGAACCGGGTCCGGTCACAAAGTTGACTACACCGTCAGGGATGCCAGCCTGGCGTAAACAATCCACAAGGATGGATGGCGACCAGACCGTGTTCGAGGCCGGCTTGATCACCACGGTGTTGCCCGCCACCAGGGCAGCCCCGACGGGACCGCCGGTAAGGGCGGGTGGGTAGTTAAAGGGGCTGATCACAGCCCATACGCCATAGGGTTTGAGCACCGAGGTATTGGAGGAATCAAAACCGACCAGGGGGTCTTTTCCCATCCTTGCCCGGTAGCCGCGGTTGGCTTCCATTTGATCACAGGCATAGCGAATCAGTTCGGCTGTTTCAGCCACGTCGCCCAGGGATTCCATGCGGTTTTTGCCGACTTCCAGGGTGACCGCTACGCCGATCTCAAACAGGCGCTGGTCAATCAAATCTGCGGTCTTGCGGAGCAGGTACACCCGCTCATCCCAATACATTTGGCTCCAGCCAGGGAAGGCCTTTCGGGCAGCGGCGATGGCGTCCTCTGCGTCCTGTATGCTGCCTCTCTGGTAGGTGATGAGGTGCAAATCGGTGTTGATGGGAGAAACTTGTTTGTTTTTCTCAGTTGAGAAGCGTTCTTCACCGGCGATAAACATTGGAATTTCCTGCCCCAGCTTTTGTTTTTGCGCTTCCATCGCTTCTGCAAAGTGAGTATGCAATTCTTCCGGAGGATTGAACATGGTGGAGTACGTGAGTTTAAAGCTTGATTTATCGGTCATAAGGAAACACACCTCCTGATCATCGTGTGAAATATTGAAGTTTACCAACAGTAAGATTTTATCACAGATCAGGAGGTAGGTGATAGCTGAGAGCAGGTCGTGGGTCGTAGGGTCGTTGTTTCTCCGGGCACGATTTAGGAGGAATCACCATTCACGAATTCCTGGCTTCCACTTTCTCCCGCTCAAAGCGCAGGGCACGCAGACCGTTCAGGGTCACCAGCAGCGAGACGCCCATATCAGCTAAAACCGCCAGCCACAGGGGTGTAAAGCCGAAGAGCGCCAATACCGCCACCAGCAGTTTGCTGCCCAGGCTAAAGCTGATGTTTTGTCGGATCAACCGGTTGGCAAAAGCCGACAACCGGATGGAAAAGGGCAGTTTGTGGAGATCATCCGCCATCAACACCACATCAGCAGTTTCCATGGCTTGAGCGCTGCCGCTGCCCCCCATCGCGATCCCCAGATTTGCGGCTGCAAGTGCGGGTGCGTCGTTGATCCCATCGCCCACCATGGCAATCGGTCCGTAATCCTGACGCAGTATTTCAACGATCTGTTGTTTATCGCCGGGCAATAAGCTGGCGCGAACCTCGTCGATGCCGATATCGCCGCCCACCTTGTTGGCGACGACGCGATTGTCACCGGTCAGCAAGATGGTTTTCTTCCCCATGTCTTTGAGCTCTGAAATCACAGCGGCTGATTCCTTGCGCAGGGTATCAGCAACAGCGATGAAGCCGCGCACCTGCTGCCCGTCGCATAAAAGCATGGCGGTTTTCCCCTCGGCTTCCGCCTGCTCAACCCAGGCGTCCACCTGGGGCGGGACATTGTGCTCTTCTGCAAATAAGCGTCGGCTGCCAATCGTCATCAGATGACCATTAATCACACCTTCCAGACCCATTCCACCGCGCGCCACCAGGTTCTCTGCTGCTGGGTAACATTCCGTCAGCCCGCGGTGTTCAGCTTCCCTGGTGATCGCCTGGGCTAATGGGTGGGTGCTGTGGCGCTCCAGGGCATACGCCAGGGCGATCATATTATTGCAGGGTTCGCAATCCGCCTCACCCTGGCAATCCAGGTCTCTGCTGTCCACCACCTGCGGTTCGCCGCGGGTAAGGGTGCCGGTCTTATCAAAGGCGAAGGTGCGCAGTTTGGATAAAGCCTCCAGGAAGACACTGCCTTTGAACAAAACCCCTGCTCGGGCTGCGCGGGTCAGGCCGGCAACCATGGTGACCGGGGTGGAGATCACCAGCGCACAGGGACAACTGATGATCAGTAAAGCCAGGGCGCGGTACAGCCAGCCGCGGCTGCCGTCAGCCGGGTTCAAAAAAGGAGCACCCAGAAACAGGGGCGGGATCATTGCCACCAGCAGAGCCAGTAGAACCATCGCGGGGGTGTAATAATGGGCAAAGCGGTCGATGAATTTCTGACTTTGAGACTGGTGCGACTGCGCCTGTGTGACCAGTTCGATGATGCGGTGCAATGAACTGTCGCCAACCAGTCGGGTGACCTGGATAACCAATTTTCCCGACCCGTTGACCGTGCCGCCGAAGACCTCATCGCCCGGTGCTTTCCAGACCGGGATGCTCTCGCCGGTAATAGCCGCCTGATCAACATCGCTGTTGCCTTCCAACACGGCGCCGTCAATCGGGATGCGCTCTCCCGGGCTGACCAGGATCGTGTCGCCCGGAGACAATCTCTCCACTGGAACGAGCAGCTCCTTGCCATCTGCCAGTTTGAGTGCGTGGGTGGGGGTTAATTCCTTCAGTTGGGCAATGGCGCCGCGGGCGCGTTCGTTGGTAAAACCCTCCAGCGCTTCAGCGATACTGAACAACAGGATCATACTGGCTGCCTCGGCGTATTCGCCGATGGCCACCGCGCCGATGCCGGCGACGGTCATCAAGAAATTGATATTAAAACTACGGTTGACCCATAAATTCACCAGTCCGCTGCGGGCGATCGGCCATCCAGCCAGAATCAAAGCTCCAATCTGCAGCGCGATCGCCGTCCAACGGGGCGCTCCCAGCCAGTTGAGCGCGAGGGATAACAGAATGATTGCGCCAGCGATTAAGGCGAGTTTCGCTTCGATTTGCTGGAGCATGTAACGCCAGAAGCCCCCCAGGGCATTCGCTTCCGCCGCAGGTGGAAGGCTGGCAGACTTGCCGTCATCCACGCCGTAGCCCAATTGGGTGACCAGCTTTCGCAACTGACCTTCATCCACAGCGCCGCGTACCGTCAACGAGCCATCAAAAAAATGCAATTCGACTGCTTCCACTCCGGGCGCAGCAGCCACTGAGGCTTCCAACCCCCGGGCGCAATCTATACAATCTAAACCGGTAATTTTTAATTTTGTTTCTGTCATATTGCTCTTTTGCCTCAATCATGCAGGACATGTTCAAAGGTGCGCAGAAGGATGCCACGGACATGGTCGTCAGACAGGTCGTAGTACACTTCACGCCCCTCTTTGCGATAACGTACAATGTTAAGACTGCGCAATAACCGCAGCTGGTGAGACACCGCGCTTTGTGAAACATCCAAATGCTCGGCGATATCCCCTACACAACGCTCTTCAGCAAATAACAAAGCCAGGATTTTCAGCCGGGTGGGATCTGCCAGGGCTTTAAAGCTTTCTGCCATGGCGTGGAGCGCAGTTTCTGAGAGCGCTTCGTAATTAATTTCAACCGGTGTATTTGTCGTAGCTTGCATCATCATCTCCATAAATATATGAGCACATATTCATGTATTATTTTAATGCATTTTGGGATTTTGTCAAGTTGTTTGACAGAGAGTGCGATGCGAAGGTCCGCCTCTACAAATGACGTTGAATTAAGAACCAACCGATTTTCAACACGCGCTTGACAAATTCAGGTGTATAATTATGGCAGATTTCATGCTGTGTCCAACGGTTAGCCTTAAAACACAGCGTGATGATAGCAAGAAGATCAGTTAGTGCGTTAGCTATTTACAATGACAGAAAATAACGAAACAAGCACGTTAGACAGTGATAGTTCCAGCGGCGATAGACGCCGGGGAGCCAATACGGGTTGCCAGATGCAAACAATTTAGGCTGAGCTCACCTCTTGAATGCAGCAGGAGCCTGATTTGCATCAGGCTCTTGTTATAGCCCGATCACTGGATAGAAAATTCAAAAAAAAGAGGTGCGCGATGATTTACGTCAGCAAATTGATTAACCAGTATATTTGGGATGGCTATGGGGGTGCTATTGGCCGATTGGAAGACATTCTTGTTAATGGAACTGATAAAAACCTCCCGCCGATTGTGGCGCTGGTTGTGAAGAAAAACCATCTTGGAATTGAGATGATTCCCGCCAACCAAATTGCCAGTTTGTGGCCCAGCATGACGCTTAAAGTCGGCGCAGAACACATCAAACCCTATCAGCC from Brevefilum fermentans encodes:
- a CDS encoding D-2-hydroxyacid dehydrogenase, producing MEAIHVLAALTLPEGGEQRITAVSPRIKLTVTAAEKPEDIPPSTWADVDILYTRGVLPNLGMAPNLKWVQFNSAGVDSKLDHPIFQNRGIRTTTMSGAITSQIAEYVLMAILALGQKLPQLLQFQRQHQWPPRKGKWDHLLPIELRYTTVGLLGYGSIGRQVARLLKPFGGTILAVKKDVLHPEDHGYIKPGMGDPEGEFFDRLYPIEAMHSFLSECDFVVVALPLTQKTRHILNAHAFEVMKPSAYLINVGRGGLIDEPALIHAIKSKQIAGAALDVFEQEPLPAESPLWDLENVIISPHVSGLSHHLPQETLDLFVENLKRYLEDLPLYNLVDQVQGY
- a CDS encoding CoA-transferase subunit beta — its product is MDQSGYNPQELMVVNAARLLKDHDVVFVGVGIPNLACNLAMRTHAPNLQMIYEAGVIGAQPARLPLSIGDPTLVTGATAVCSMYDIFSLYLQRGNVDVGFLGGAQIDQFGNINATVIGEYEHPKVRLPGSGGSMEIAAWANRCYIITPHQKRRFPARVDFHTSAGFLSGGDARAKTGVRGGGPQAVVTDLGILSPDDNGELVLAALHPGVSFDQVYENTGWSLKQAPDCQVTAPPTEEELSILREKLDPNRIYI
- a CDS encoding CoA transferase subunit A, which translates into the protein MSKLMSLHDAIRDHVHPGDLVYASGFTHLIPFAAGHEIIRQGLKDLTLARATPDLIYDQMVAAGCARKLIFSYIGNPGVGSLHRIRAALESGELEWEEYSHFGMISRLQAGASGLPFMPMNPTGAADLAANNPNYQQIVDPYSGAAVMVVPPLKPDVAIVHAQRADQQGNAQIWGILGEQQLAAFASQRVILTVEEVVDQAVIRSDPNRTIIPGMVVDAICHVPYCAHPSYTQGYYDRDNEFYLDWDKVSKTQQGAQDYLDEWVFDLPDRAAYWDKLGLDVHHRLNPGDRFSQPVNYGAY
- a CDS encoding aldehyde dehydrogenase family protein; this translates as MTDKSSFKLTYSTMFNPPEELHTHFAEAMEAQKQKLGQEIPMFIAGEERFSTEKNKQVSPINTDLHLITYQRGSIQDAEDAIAAARKAFPGWSQMYWDERVYLLRKTADLIDQRLFEIGVAVTLEVGKNRMESLGDVAETAELIRYACDQMEANRGYRARMGKDPLVGFDSSNTSVLKPYGVWAVISPFNYPPALTGGPVGAALVAGNTVVIKPASNTVWSPSILVDCLRQAGIPDGVVNFVTGPGSTVGKTIVESKDIGGITFTGSYDVGMGIFHSFAQGDYVRPVILELGGKNPAIVSKHANLDDAAIGIVRSAFGLQGQKCSACSRVFVEAEVHDALVARMVELARTLKVGDPAERDTYMGPVINRAAYEDYQSFTAELKAAGKILTGGEVITEGEYARGYFCQPTIAVEVPLEHRLWKHEMFLPIVMVHAARDLSEAMNLANSTKYGLTAGFYGTEDEVGWFYDHIEAGVVYANRPQGATTGAWPGYQPFGGRKGSGSTGKNSGGLYYLPLYMQEQIRNQVRRF
- a CDS encoding heavy metal translocating P-type ATPase, with the protein product MTETKLKITGLDCIDCARGLEASVAAAPGVEAVELHFFDGSLTVRGAVDEGQLRKLVTQLGYGVDDGKSASLPPAAEANALGGFWRYMLQQIEAKLALIAGAIILLSLALNWLGAPRWTAIALQIGALILAGWPIARSGLVNLWVNRSFNINFLMTVAGIGAVAIGEYAEAASMILLFSIAEALEGFTNERARGAIAQLKELTPTHALKLADGKELLVPVERLSPGDTILVSPGERIPIDGAVLEGNSDVDQAAITGESIPVWKAPGDEVFGGTVNGSGKLVIQVTRLVGDSSLHRIIELVTQAQSHQSQSQKFIDRFAHYYTPAMVLLALLVAMIPPLFLGAPFLNPADGSRGWLYRALALLIISCPCALVISTPVTMVAGLTRAARAGVLFKGSVFLEALSKLRTFAFDKTGTLTRGEPQVVDSRDLDCQGEADCEPCNNMIALAYALERHSTHPLAQAITREAEHRGLTECYPAAENLVARGGMGLEGVINGHLMTIGSRRLFAEEHNVPPQVDAWVEQAEAEGKTAMLLCDGQQVRGFIAVADTLRKESAAVISELKDMGKKTILLTGDNRVVANKVGGDIGIDEVRASLLPGDKQQIVEILRQDYGPIAMVGDGINDAPALAAANLGIAMGGSGSAQAMETADVVLMADDLHKLPFSIRLSAFANRLIRQNISFSLGSKLLVAVLALFGFTPLWLAVLADMGVSLLVTLNGLRALRFEREKVEARNS
- a CDS encoding ArsR/SmtB family transcription factor, which gives rise to MQATTNTPVEINYEALSETALHAMAESFKALADPTRLKILALLFAEERCVGDIAEHLDVSQSAVSHQLRLLRSLNIVRYRKEGREVYYDLSDDHVRGILLRTFEHVLHD